From Epinephelus lanceolatus isolate andai-2023 chromosome 23, ASM4190304v1, whole genome shotgun sequence:
TTCAGAGGCTTTGGGTGGCCACATtcaaacaagaagaagaaaaagaagaagggaACAAAACGGAAGAAGAAAAAGTAAATTATACAATTTATTTTTGCCAAACCAAAGtgaatttttccttttttctggtAATGAgttacatttaaatgttttgtaaatggCGCCATCTTGTGGACACAATTGCAATTACACAACCTAAGTATATCAAGTTTCTACTGCTGGAGTGCAATGCAGCAAATATGggtctctttctttgtttcttccaCAAATTCATACAGGAGCTCAAAACTGTAAAGCTTAACTTCATTCATGAggcacagactttcaaaatcaTGAACAGCAATTTTATTGTAAACTGAATGATTCAGAGGTGTTGTCAAAAAATTTGGCAGTTATTGATACATTTGAATGTTGTGAAGGAAACTTCAAACTTTctgcaataaaacaaaagagCAACTATATTCACTTCAAAGAACAATATGCACCTAATATGGAGATAatgaatattaagtgtaagttaAAACACCACAGTGCATCCTTGTAAAGGCCAGCCAACAGTGCCATGATACTGGACTTAAAGTGATCCCACCAGTCAGTTATAATATTCTTTAAATCCAGTCTTTGCACAATTTATCTTATAAAAATAGGCTACATTGAGAACATGCCTATAAAACTAAGGGAGGAAACAAATACTGCTCCAGGCActgtaaatattttcatttatattttacattttcaatcCTTTTCTCAAATGTACACTCATTGTACCATAACCCTGTAAAATAAATAGTTTGTCTCCAGAGTGCATCTCGTCTTGTTCACGACATGGTCCCACTTGGCTCACTCTGGGGGCTTCTTCTTCGCTTCAACATCTTTCTTAAAGTCTTCAAGTTTTTTGGCTATGTTGGGAACctagaaaagaaaaatcagtaCTGTCAGTGCAATCTGATGCACACATACAGttaccagtttattaggtacaccttaaAAATACTGCAGTCTAGTAGAAGTTCTGCAATAAGTCCTATTTCTACACAAAGGTTGTAATGGTCGGTTTATGATGCAACTTcaactttaaaaatgtatttcattatACTGAGAGGTGTTTCTAATAATAAATCTAATGTGTATATTCACAATGATCAGCCACGACATTAAAACTACTGGCAGATGAAGTGACTAACACTGATTATCTTGTTACAATGTAAtgctctgctgggaaacctttcatgtggatgccacttgacatgcaccacccacccaaacactgttacAGACTAAGTATCCCCCCTCATGCCAATGTAACTCCCTAAtagcagtggccccccagcaggacaatgcacaaTGCTATGCTgcaaaaactgttcaggaatggctcgaggaatgtgacaaagacctcacgGTGTCCACCTGGCCTCCATATTCCCCAGATAGATCACCTTCTGATCGAGCATCTTCGGGACACAGCGGTACCAGTGGTACCACTGATTCACGGTAGGGACCTCGGATCAGAATAGGCTCTGACCTGttaaggcatggacacaggaccatTTGGGGGTCCTGTGATATCTGGCACCGGGGCATTGATGGTGAATCCGTTGAGTcgtgtgggttgtgaggtggggtaccagtacatcccacagatgctcgatcagattgggatctggggactTTGGAGGTCGATgctttgagctctttgtcacctTCCTCGGGGCCATTCCTGAACACTTTTACTGTGTGGCATgatgcattatcctgctggcaTGGGGGTCACTGCCATTGAGTACCTTCCCATTATAACCTTCATGAAGGTGGTATTTACTGCAGTACAGTTGTATTTGACTGAATTAGTTATAACCATGTGCACCAAAAAAAATGGCAACATCTGTCATTGCGTCATTGCTCCTGCTTCACCTGTCCGGACAGCCTCAGTTCCTCCGGCGAAGGCGCGGTACAGATGGATAATTTCAATTGACTCGTCATGAAAAGTAGACAATTTCACTTTACTCATTGATTTCAAATTGTGAACGTTTATAAATAACAAACTTACATCATAGTTTTGAGCCAGGTACATCCCGACAACATTCCCCAAGGTAAAGCCAGCCTGGAAGACAAACAGGACATGTCATTTAAGGCCAAACTGTCTGACTTAATGTTACATTAGCATCACCTAAGTTTCACATAAACTATCATTTCAGTGACTTTAACGAGGTGACATGTTTAACCGCTTGCTATATCGTGGCTCAGCTTTGTGTACACACGTTAAAGTAAACATTTCAAGAGTTTTGACAAGTTATGCTAACACGTTAACATTAGCTAGGCTAGTTTCGCATCCCGTAGCATCCTACTAAACGTCGATGTCATGCATGATAACGTAGGTTAAACTCACCAGAAACTGTAGCATGGTGGAATAATGAAGAATTGGTAACAGTAGTGTAATTTACTGACTTAAAGTCAGGCGGTAAGTTGAAGGTTAGCGAGCGGAAGTCAACCAATCTACTCGGTTAACACATAGGGGCTAACGAAGCTCGCCCGTCATCAACAATGCCTTTGCGCATGCGCGGGAAATATTCACTATCGCGTTATTTTCGGAGCACAAACACTGTAGTCGTTTCCTCAGCCTGAGATGTAGCTGCTCCCTATAGGAAGACTACAAGTCCCAGCACAACACGAAACCTACCGTTCAGCCAGTGGGTGTTGTTGCAATGGTGGTGTCGATGGGACATTGAATGACTTTGGACCCATCACGAAATTAGCTCggtttattaattttatttgtaaccGGCGAGCATGGAGGCTCTTATCCCCGTCATTAACAAGCTCCAAGATGTCTTCAACACAGTGGGAGCGGATATCATTCAGCTGCCGCAGATAGCGGTAGTGGGGACTCAGGTAAAATGCTCCCGGTGCATTTGGGCTGTCAAGCTAGCTAGATAACCGCGCTTTACCGCAATGCATGCACAGTTAAAGATGGCATTGACAGAAGAAATGTCGCAATATGTAGAGTAATACATATTCAGATACATTGAGGTAGCTCTGCTAAAACACACTGCTGGTTGAGCTGGACTGCTTCATACCTCATTTCCAAGGTCTGCACTGGCTGTGGCAGTCAAATCTATTTTGACCATCTTCAATCAGTGCTATTTTAAGATGCTCATCCACACATTCACATCTGTTAGCCAAAACCAGGTCAGTGCTCGAGGCAAAGACAGGTGCCATTAGCTCTGTTGGCTGTAGCCCTGATCCAGTAAGGTGCCAGATCAAGGCTGTGCTGGACCTGGTGTGTCACATCAGAAAGTAGATGGTTAATCCATCATCTAACTCatgtctctgtgttttgtgtctccagaGCAGTGGGAAGAGCTCAGTGCTGGAGGCCCTGGTGGGCAGGGACCTGCTGCCCCGTGGGACTGGTATTGTAACCAGGCGACCTCTCATCCTTCAGTTGGTCCATGTAGATCCTGGAGATGCAAGGAAAAATGATGATGGTGGTAAGCACCAAAATCCCTCAGATGTCAGCTGTGTCTCAGACCAAGAGCCTCAGTAATTTTCCCACTCCAATCTTTGGATTTTGCCTCAATCATTTGTATGTTGTGTCTGTGTTCTTGCATTgaaatcaccttttttttgtttttttttaaggacaGGCCTATAGTTTTATGTGTCCAGTGTATGAAGTCATATTTTGCTGGTGCTCAGTAGACACCTCCAGTTTTaaatttctgtctctgtcactgtgtttccaatcATTTGCAGATGTCAGGGAGTGAAAAGGCACTGTGCCTTCTCACAGGTGCATTGTTCAGGTGTCTTCACATTTAGTTACTTGGATTAGCTTCTTAGTTGTGTCCCCTCCTCCTCAAAGCAAAGCCACACCTGTACTGTAATTCCAGCTACCTCGTTCACCACACCAATAACTGTCGTCAGGCGTCGATGCTCCTGTTAGCCGTGTTTCCTTAGCCTCAGTAGTTGAGGTTGTAATAGTGAAAACTTGTGTTTTGCGTCTTTGAGGGTGCTATGCCACAACTGTAACCCAAACTGTTTTATTATGTTTCTCAGGTAGAGAAGGTGAAGAGTGGGGCAAGTTTCTGCACACAAAAAATCAGGTTTGAAGTTTGTgatacaaaatattttgttagtTCTCTGGACCTTTGCTTGTCTTtatattaaattttttttttctttctgcagaTCTTCACAGACTTTGAAGAAATAAGGCAAGAAATCGAAAATGAAACGGAGCGTATATCGGGGAATAATAAGGTGAGACATGGATGTAGGATGGAGGGGTTTACATTTGTGCTGTTAAATGAGGAACTCAAAAATGTTTGGAACTAAACCGCAGGCAGCGCTACTGATGGGCATCAGATCTTTGATAAATCATGTCCAGTGTTAAATTCAGTTGGCTTTAATGCTCATTAAGAGATGCAGAGCGAAGTCAGGTAATGACATATAGAATGACTTTAGTTATGTTTAAGACAAAacataggaaaaaaaatacattaatcgTCATGGACCTTGTGCACAGCACAGATAATGTTTTAGGTGTGTGGAAGAGACAGAAGCAATTGGTTTGTTGACTAGAACGGGGTGTGGAAGTAATAGAAAACCTCAAATAATAAGAACATATTCAAAACCATGTATCCACAGTGAACACAAATGGAAACACTTTAGTTTTgctttttcacaggtttaagttaaagatctaaaacttttttatgcacacaaaagacatctttctctcaaattttggtcacaaatttgttaaaatccatgtTAGTGAGAACTTCtctttttccaagataatccgtccacctgacaggtgtggtaTCTCAAGacgctgattaaacagcatcattaccacacaggtgtgccttgggatggtcacaataaaaaaacactctTAAGTGTGCAACAATACAGAAATGTACTATTTTGGTCACAGATACCTCAAAGATCAGACAATATCTGGTGTGCCACCATTTGTCTCAAGCAGTGTGACACATCTCCTTCACATAGAGTtcatcaggttgttgattgcaGCATGTGGAATGTTAGCCCTCTTCTCTTTAAAGGCGGTGAGAAGATGATGTGTATTGGCAGGAATTGGAACTCAATGTCGCACACGTgaatccagagcatcccaaacatgctcagtggGGACATATCTGGTGATCATGCAGGCCATCAAAGAACTGTGAtattttcagcttccaggaattatgtacagatccttgcaaaatggggccgtgcattatcatgctgcaacatgagatTATGGCAGTGGATGAATGGTACTTCAGTGAGCATCAGGAACTCGCCACAGTATCTGTATCCTTTCAGATTGCCATCAATAAAAAGCACCTGTGCATATTGTCTTTAGCTTATGCCAGCCCATACCATAACACCATCTGAAGTGAGCAGTTGCCTCTGCAAGCTGGTTAAGATGACAAACCATAGACAGgtcaggtcaagaccctggGGAGGACGATGAGAATGCATATgagctgacagtttgtgcagataTTCTGATGATCTTGCAGGCAAAGATGCTGAATGTGAaagtcctgagctggtgtgtttacacgtggtctgcagttgtgaggGCAGATGGATGTACTGAGACAGCTTATGGTAgtaaatgaacattcagttcatgggcaacagctctggtggacatttctgcagtcaggtggatggattatcttggaaaaaaagaagtacTCACTAAAAAGGATTTGAACAAACTTGTGagcaaaatttgaaaaaagcaGTCTCTTGTGTGCATCAAAGAGTCTTATATCTTTAACtgaaacctgtgaaaaatgggagcaaaaacaaaagtgttgtgttaaacttttgttcagtgtaaataaacaacaaaactttAAGGCAGACTCATCCTAACTTCTGTTGCTGCAAACTATGGGAGGTTTATAAATGAGAAATGTGttccttctttcttttgccTGTTAAAACTAGGTGCACATTCTGGGCTAGCTGCAGGCGAACCAAGGATTAATGACGAACACATATAATGTACAGAGAATTAAAATGATCCAGACACAATGAGATCAAAGCATacataacccccccccccccccaaatctGAGAATGTGAGTTAAGGCTTGACTTTGGATTTCGCCCCGAGCTGAGGAGgcttatacagtatgtttatcaAAGTTACGACCACGGTGGAAAATTGCACCAGCATTTTTTGGCATGTTGCTCTGGGCTACGGTGGCCCGAAGGGTTTGGAGATGCTTCTAGAAAGCTGAAAGGGCAAATAGAGAAAAGACTTGTTCTTAGTTAGCTTTGTAAAACTTaggtttttatttactttaccaTGGTTCTCTGGTAAACCTCATCAGAAGTGTTAGTAATTACAGAAACCCTTCCTCTATAAATTAAAGCTATACTATAAAATTCAAACTTAAACCCCTCCTCCCTACACTGCCTGAAGGTACACGGCAAGCTTCTATTGTAGGAATTTGTTGTAGTGGAAAATGCCGATACTTCAGCAGGCCAACTAAGCTAACCACCTGCACTTACCTGTCCAAATGAAAACAGGCGAACTGCATGTCCCTCTTCATCCTTTCCTTCAGTGCTTGCCAGTCAaggtgaaagccaaccccagattcattcTTATTTTGAAACAAGCTGTGTTGCTTGCCATTTGCTTCACTATATTAGCTTTTTGTTGGCACTGTGTCCATGATTTTAGCATCTTCCTACTTGTGTGTTGGTCCTACCCAGGCCCCCAGAAACACAGCTCAGCCATGcttccaatttttcccagtggccctTTTGGTATTGCAACAGAAAAATCCCCtgcggcccaaaaagcattttccccctAGACCTCCATTGTAAATGAGACATCTGTAAAAGTGTTGACaagacacctcaaactgcaaacaaggtcaattatgactttttctgttaaatatttttgatccatggaggttttatactTGTAAAACTTTACTTGagttgtcggtgaagattctcagtcatccaggtcatggtaatcgtaagtgctatatcgtaggcaactggacttgcttgcgtttcttgaagacgtttcgcctctcatccaagaagcttcttcagttctaaatgactggtacaaagttgcaggctttaaaccctgtgtgggtgggaaccatTGCAGAGTCGaaggggtcacgtgagctctgagtttcagagtcgttaaggtcacaatgtgagttgttgacgcacctggccaccatgtgactCGCCAGGGTCAGGTGGGAcaagcaagagggttcctggttcaaacctggTTGGGGGAGCCCTACtgtgtggagtttacatgttctcccagtgtcagcgtgggttttcttccagcttcctccaacagtccaaagacatgcaggttaattggtgactctaaattgtccgtaggtgtgaatgtgagcgtgaatggttgtctgtctctatgtgtcagccctgtgatagtctggcgacctgtccagggtgtaccccacctctcacccagtgtcagctgggataggcttcagcgTCCAGTGTCCAGATTTGATTATGCAACTACTATCAGAttgctacctttttattaaGTCCTGACCGTACCTATGGTCTGAGGACAGAGTGTCTGCAagtaaatacaccaccacaaacTTCTAGTgtgtcataagtgatgattgaaagGGATTACtgctgtatgagtctatacattgtttttaagaACCTTCAAGCTTACACTGAAAACCTCTTCTCACCACTAGCAAGAGTTTCAGCTCCCATCTCAGCTGTCCCTCAGGGACCCAGCTTAACAAGCACAAACCTGCACTTTTTTGCTGCTCCATTAGAACTGCTCTGTCAAAAGTAGTGTTACCCCCAAAAGGAGCAGCAGTACTCTCAGACAGCAATACCTCCTCAAGTAGTAAGCTAACGCTGACCACTTCCCCAAGCCAGAGATACAGAGCGGTGATACTCCCACTATGTTAGCTTCTTATCTGGAGGTTGCAACATTCCCAGAAGGCTCCTGACCTCTCTTAACTGCGCTAGGCTACCCATATCAGACAGCTATCCACACACTTTGGGCTTTTTATGCAGTGGAGTTACAGTTGAGTCATGAAGCTAAGCATCCATTTCTCTAAAAAAATCAATCTTTGGAAAACCCAGAAGGTCGTTCAACAAAAGTTAGGGCTCTATTGAAGGTATTTTCAGAATTCTCAAAGACTCCTCTGACCATACAGAAATCTTCTCTATACTCACTGCATGATAAAAATGATTCTTAAGGATATATTGTGCAGGAGTTTCCTAAAAAGAGTGTGTAGACGCACTAAGAAGCATGCAGTGTtcttatctgcagagactctgccctctgcctgtattttcctcTTACTTTGCTGTGATGGTGATGTCCCTGGTCTCAGTGCACAGGTGAGATTGGgacaggtgccagaccataagcagcacacatccaagaggaagctgtggaaatcacagacacagcgccaaaaaatacctttctttttttttttttaagatttattttatgttttacctTTAATGTGCAGGACAGACTGTCTGGGTTTTTCAAAGATTGCTgggtatttatttttaagaggACAGCATGCTCAGCTCTGTGGCTTAAATGTAACGCTAGTTCATAACAGGGGCTAAAGTGGACGCCCAGCAGTGTCAGAAACGGCACCACGAGAGATGAAATAGTACTTATAACGTTATCATCATCAGAACTGACAGCCagaatgaaaaaaagatttctATTCTGCCAAAAAGCATTTCTTTAGACATAATTCGAACATGTTCTTTGGAAGAGTGCTGAGCTGTTTAATACATCACTTCTGTTCTTGTCTTGTCCCTCTGCAGGGGATCAGCGATGATCCCATTCATCTGAAgatattttctcctcacgttgtCAACCTCACGCTGGTGGATCTGCCTGGAATCACCAAGGTAATTCATGCTATACTTCCCACTGTTCGAGACAAGGCTGTGATCATCTCGTACCCCCGGGGAAATCTGTTATACAACACCTCCTGTTTTAAGAGATACAAAttgagtaaataaaaaaagatatgaGTGGTCACTGGTGTTCATTTCCCCGTCTGGTCGatgcttttgtgtgtttgatatCTGCAGACTGCAGGGAATTCATACCTCAGTCTTGATGCTGCTAAACTGTGTGCTGTCAAAGCCCAAGTGTACGCAGGCTTTGATTCGGGCCTCATTAGTTCCTCGCCTCTGGTTGAACATGTGTTAATTTGAGAAATACCCTCGCTGtagtttaaaataaatcaaactgaGATCtactttgtcttttcttttaattgGTATTGTCCCCTCCAGGTGCCCGTGGGTGATCAGCCTAAGGACATCGAGGTTCAGATAAAGGATCTAATCCTGAAGCACATCTCCAACCCCAACTGCATCATCCTGGCTGTCACCGCGGCGAACACAGACATGGCCACCTCGGAGGCCCTCAAGTTGGCCCGGGAGGTTGACCCTGACGGTAAGAGAAACCTTAAATGGACTTTAAATGGATGACTCGGCACTGAGACAAGTGTGAGGAGACTATTCGTCAGAGTTAAACTGAGATTTTATACCAGGCTGTGTCAGGGcttcatagaaaaaaaaaaaaacgaggaCAACGAAGGCAACGTTGAGGTTTTCAACGTTGAGGTTTTCAGTAGAGGTGCATTATCTCGCAAACATGGAAAGAATTTGGATGGGTatgtttaattacattttttttattgatttcattACCCCAAAGCAGAAAGCACACTTTACATGAGAGGATTCTGCTGTGTGGGAGCCAGGATGCCATCCCTGACATATATTTTGGGAATGTCCAGTAATACGATATTTCTAGTCAGAGTTGCACAAAACATTGGAGGGCAtatttaatgtgaaaatacctttCCATTTCTGCACTTTTATTTGAGGAAAAGTTGGCTTTCACTCAGGGCACTTCAACAAATATTAATTTGGTGTTCTGATGTctacttgaaaaaataattcaGGTACTGCAACATATTTGCTAAGTTATGGTCAAAATGAGTTTCTTATGTACAACAGTCACACTTCATATGGCATGCTTGGCACTCTTAAGTAATCAGACATACAGTTTACTGCCCAAAGGCGGTCACAAATTCCACGAGAATCAGGCAGATGCTGGGACTGATTCCATCTTCCCAACATCAGCAAAGCCCtgattttgttgtgtttatgtctgttttcattagtttataatcaccttacattagaatgagctgttttttaCATAGGGAGTGCATTCTCTTCCACAAAGTCCACCACATTGCTCTACAGTAGCCTGGAATggacaaatcacacactgtctctagatggggccattgcgtttttgtgtttttgcatcgaTCATCATAGTTCTCAAAGTTTTGGTTCTGCTAcgtcactgctagatgccactaaatcctactcACTAGACCTTTTAGGGAAAGATTGCTTGATCTCCTAACCCTTTTTTTAACCTTAGATAACTGCTGGATTGTCTCCGGACATGTCCTTGTACATCTGTATATGTGTAGTTATTGAAAATTGTATAGGatgcatcttgtttttttaaaggctaATGATAAGGGAAGAGTTTCAAGACATGCATTTTATTAGTTTCAGTCTTGTAATGCTAACTGTGACTGCAACAGGCTATTGCCTCGTTGTTAGTGAACTGTTCTAATCTGTCCTCtaaataaagaattaaaaaaaaaaaactgaaaggaAAGCATAACCCAAAACCATTATCACAacctcatttaaaaaatgtacatgAACCTTTAATTAGCTGACATTTCATCATTAATTGTGACAGAAACACTTAAagaatgtgaatgtgtttgtgaatgaacGTGACTCACCAGGCAGGAGGACGCTGGCTGTGGTGACCAAACTGGACCTGATGGACGCCGGCACTGACGCTATGGACGTCCTGATGGGCCGAGTCATTCCTGTCAAACTGGGCCTCATTGGAGTCGTCAACAGGTCTGTGAGACTACATTTACTGTTCTGAATACACTATAAAATAATCCATCACTCATAATAGAGATAAGTGTGTAATGACAGATAGAGTTGAGTGTACTTTAATACATATTTAATGCTGGTATATGGATATCTGATGTTTGTGATTACAGTGATAAAGGAATACATTGTGAGATGCTGTAACAttataaaacatgatgaaaactACCTGCTTTAATTTCATTATCATTAAATTCAGTTTAGTGAACGTCAGTAACTACTGTATGCATAAAAACAGATAGAGTATCATGATACAGTGCATTAGGCAGCATAAGAtatgacattttaatacatATGAATTTGACTTCTGTATATCCTGTCATCCATTTTTAATTCCCTTTATTGCTCAGGACTAATTGCTGGTGTATgattgtatttaaatatttaggaGCCAGCTGGACATCAACAATAAAAAGTCAGTGGCTGATGCTATTCGAGACGAACATGCTTTCCTGCAGAAGAAATATCCGTCTCTCGCCAACAGAAATGGAACCAAATACCTGGCCAGAACCCTCAACAGGTAAACCTGATTAGAAACATTATCATTACACACGTGTGCATGTGTACAAAGAATAAAATACGATGCAGATATTAAGGTGTGGATGTAACATTTTATGAGgacatattaaagggatagttttgattttttgaaGTAGATGTCAGcaggcacgcccccagtttggagaagcaggcaggagtactgccacagaagtaaagcaatgtactgctgtggacggggtcagcaacaaaatatattttagctaCCTCaagaaaaatcaatatcagtttatgtGTATGCTGtaggcattttgcctttaatggacaggacagccagggaaaaaagtggatatattaaTATCGGTATGGGTCatcagtcaaatgagttgttgcatatcggatatcagcaaaaaatcagCGCAAGTTGGAGGTGAGTTGAATCAGAACTCTTCGAGACCCTCAGGACAGCTGGCGATCCTTGGGTTCCCCACTCACAACAGGATAGTGGAGCATTGAACTGATTTAATATTTGTGATGTGAAATCGGTGCAGCCAGGATGGATTTCAGAGATGATTGGTGCATATAAAGGACGCTGTTAATGTTCCTCACACTACAGGAACATTGAGCAAGATGATTTTTAGAACGTGGTGCGTACCCGGCATTAGTTTGTTTGGTGTATTGTGTCCAAACTAACCCTTAAACTATACTATATCATACTACACTTCCTCAGGATGCTGAGGAGGCCCAACCTCTCTGCAAATTACTTAAGTCATTCTACCACTGTTCAGTGTTAGAACATATTATGGCCTGGTATAGGAACTGTTCGGTGGCAGACAGGGCAGCTCTCCAGAGGGTGGtcaacacagcaaaaaaaatgatTGGACTGCCCCTGCCTGCCCTAGAAGACATCTACAGGTTTCACTGTCACAGCAGAGCCTGCAGGATTGTTAAAGACAGCTCTCACCCCTTTCACCACCTGTTCACTCTGCTGCCCTCTGTAAGACGCTACTGGGCTCTGAAATGCCGCACCTGCAGACTGAGGAACAGTTTTTACCCTACTGCCATACACAACCTGAATTCTTCCCCCCCAAATCCCCCTCCctgcaccaccaccacaacaGTTTTAAATTGCACTACCATGGATATAGCattttatttatcatattttagCCTTATCCTTTTTTAATGTGTgggtatgtgagtgtgtgttgagtgaatgggctgccccccccccccccccccccccacccaggAGTAcgttgcttagcttctgtggcattactcctgtctgtttctccaaactgggggcatgctgactgacatctactgtaggtaataaaCTATGAACAAGTACTTCATACAACACTACCTCATAAAAtacaaactatccctttaagtaatgTCAGCATCAGTATTATCAGACAAACTGTCTTTCATTGCCAAACCACAGCTGTGAATATAATTGGACATATCTGCATAAAACCTGAACCCTCTTAATGTCAGGTTACTGATGCATCACATCCGAGACTGCCTCCCTGAGCTCAAGACACGGATCA
This genomic window contains:
- the stmp1 gene encoding short transmembrane mitochondrial protein 1, with the translated sequence MLQFLAGFTLGNVVGMYLAQNYDVPNIAKKLEDFKKDVEAKKKPPE